Proteins co-encoded in one Arachis hypogaea cultivar Tifrunner chromosome 11, arahy.Tifrunner.gnm2.J5K5, whole genome shotgun sequence genomic window:
- the LOC112722907 gene encoding uncharacterized protein, whose amino-acid sequence MHEPDTLGAEPLEEELGVTLPKDAFELIFVFIQECEFNAAATKLQKVYKSYHTRRYWADCAVVVEELWWKALDFAALKRSSVSFFDVEKQESAVSRWARARTRAAKDAGFNRNHSSEVSSPVVGHLPGYMDYRVGMRPQIPVERKWALGLQAMQLLQVQLSSLHQSKWRRRICFSFSCLQSKCVLPR is encoded by the exons ATGCATGAGCCAGATACGCTTGGAGCTGAACCCCTCGAAGAAGAGTTAGGTGTGACACTTCCAAAGGATGCATTCGAActgatttttgtttttatccAAGAGTG CGAATTCAATGCAGCTGCCACTAAGCTGCAGAAGGTTTATAAGAGTTACCATACCAGAAGATACTGGGCAGATTGTGCTGTGGTGGTGGAGGAACTATG GTGGAAGGCATTGGATTTTGCTGCTCTTAAAAGGAGTTCAGTTTCATTCTTTGATGTGGAGAAACAAGAATCTGCTGTGTCAAGGTGGGCAAGGGCAAGAACAAGAGCAGCTAAG GATGCTGGTTTCAATCGTAATCATTCCAGTGAAGTTTCTTCTCCAGTTGTTGGGCACCTTCCAGGTTATATGGACTATCGAGTAGGAATGAGACCACAGATCCCTGTTGAGAGAAAATGGGCCCTCGGGCTTCAG GCCATGCAATTGCTGCAGGTGCAATTGTCTTCCCTCCATCAATCAAAATGGAGGAGGAGGATCTGTTTCAGTTTCTCTTGTCTTCAATCAAAATGCGTGCTGCCAAGATAG
- the LOC112721964 gene encoding uncharacterized protein, translating into MGFGHKWRSWVMECVSTASMSVLINGSPSKPFKMERGLRQGDPLSPFLFVLVVDVLHRLVGEAVRSGRISPLLIEEDTIKNYKRLLRCFELMSGLSINFDKSSLIPINCEEQWIQNMCQLLGCKVLNSLPVYYLSLFKLLKAVAEKLISPQRRFLWSKDDGSNGMALVKWEVVQAPKKLGGLGVGDAMVCNTAMLFKWWWRFAKEDCPLWKKVVCSCYNLNPYEMLSTQVLPIRGGPWKDICHLYIVNDHIKDKMITGLSMEVLQEAILPEEVTSYSFTKTIWKGLVPPRVELFAWFVLLGRVNTKERLSRLGIINQDNNVCVLCVECLVSDDWTTMVCCRVNEGTFFELDRGTKKERG; encoded by the exons ATGGGGTTTGGCCATAAATGGAGATCGTGGGTTATGGAGTGTGTCTCCACAGCGTCTATGTCGGTTCTGATAAATGGGTCACCTTCCAAGCCGTTCAAGATGGAAAGAGGTCTGAGACAAGGTGACCCGCTTTCTCCGTTCTTATTTGTACTGGTTGTGGATGTTTTACATCGGTTGGTGGGAGAGGCAGTCAGGAGTGGGCGGATATCACCTTTGTTGATCG AGGAGGACACTATCAAGAATTACAAGCGGCTATTGAGatgctttgagttgatgtcaggTCTCAGTATTAATTTTGACAAGTCGAGCTTGATTCCGATAAACTGTGAAGAACAATGGATCCAGAATATGTGCCAGTTGCTGGGGTGTAAAG TCTTAAATAGTCTGCCTGTGTACTATTTGAGTTTGTTCAAGCTGCTGAAAGCTGTTGCTGAGAAATTGATTTCACCGCAAAGGAGGTTCTTGTGGAGTAAGGATGATGGTAGTAATGGAATGGCAttagtcaaatgggaagtggtgcaGGCCCCGAAAAAACTAGGCGGGTTGGGAGTTGGGGATGCTATGGTTTGTAACACCGCTatgttgtttaagtggtggtggaggtttgCTAAGGAGGATTGCCCATTGTGGAAGAAGGTGGTTTGCTCCTGCTATAATCTGAACCCCTATGAGATGCTGTCAACTCAAGTGTTACCTATTAGAGGAGGACCGTGGAAGGATATCTGCCATCTATATATAGTGAATGACCATATAAAGGATAAGATGATTACAGGCTTGTCTATGGAG GTTTTGCAGGAAGCGATACTCCCGGAGGAGGTGACAAGCTACAGCTTTACAAAGACCATCTGGAAAGGGTTAGTTCCCCCTAGAGTAGAACTATTTGCTTGGTTTGTCCTACTGGGTAGGGTGAATACAAAGGAACGGTTAAGCCGGTTGGGGATCATTAATCAGGACAACAACGTCTGTGTTCTAT GTGTGGAGTGCTTGGTTAGCGATGATTGGACAACAATGGTCTGTTGCAGGGTCAATGAGGGAACATTTTTTGAGTTGGACAGAGGGACCAAGAAGGAGAGAGGATAG
- the LOC140176235 gene encoding uncharacterized protein, translating into MRQRGGPRPFRSLDSWFTHASFLSFVKEEWRGLGEMQFTDKLKALTILLRNWHKTNFGDMDKKITKFEEEIKKIDDLVSNGVYDGTMEARRKALVTCCEKWYVRKEVHWKQMSRSRQAKEMDKNTRYFHNIASARRRNNRIDTLIIDGRWIEQKDAVKLEVMLTAEEIREAVWDCESSKAPGCDGYNMNFVKRCWGEIGPEFTAAVLGFFQTSRLPTDSNITWVALAPKFIGAKEIKDLRPISMVGCVYKVISKVLVKRIRPVMPALVGETQSVFVRGRKIHDGGTYRM; encoded by the exons ATGAGGCAGAGAGGAGGTCCAAGGCCGTTCCGAAGCCTAGATTCATGGTTTACTCATGCAAGCTTTCTTAGCTTCGTGAAGGAGGAGTGGAGAGGTTTGGGGGAGATGCAGTTCACTGACAAGTTGAAGGCTTTGACAATCCTGTTAAGGAATTGGCATAAGACTAATTTTGGGGACATGGACAAGAAGATTACGAAGTTTGaggaagaaatcaagaagatTGATGACTTGGTAAGCAATGGCGTGTATGATGGAACGATGGAGGCTAGAAGAAAGGCGTTGGTTACTTGCTGTGAGAAGTGGTATGTCAGAAAAGAAGTCCATTGGAAACAGATGTCCCGGTCACGTCAAGCAAAGGAGATGGACAAAAATACAAGATACTTTCACAACATAGCCTCAGCAAGACGGAGGAACAATAGGATTGATACATTGATAATAGACGGTAGATG GATAGAGCAGAAAGATGCTGTAAAGTTGGAGGTGATGCTGACAGCTGAGGAGATCAGGGAAGCTGTGTGGGATTGTGAGTCTTCTAAGGCACCAGGGTGCGATGGGTACAACATGAATTTTGTTAAGAGGTGTTGGGGCGAGATTGGGCCTGAATTCACGGCTGCAGTGCTGGGGTTCTTTCAGACGTCAAGGTTGCCAACAGACTCTAACATCACTTGGGTGGCGTTAGCACCAAAGTTCATAGGGGCAAAGGAGATTAAAGATCTACGACCTATCAGCATGGTAGGATGCGTTTACAAGGTTATTTCCAAGGTGCTGGTCAAGAGGATAAGACCAGTGATGCCAGCATTAGTAGGGGAAACTCAGAGTGTGTTTGTAAGGGGTAGGAAGATACATGATGGGGGCACTTATCGCATGTGA